The proteins below are encoded in one region of Xenopus laevis strain J_2021 chromosome 8L, Xenopus_laevis_v10.1, whole genome shotgun sequence:
- the scg5.L gene encoding neuroendocrine protein 7B2: MGMYSAIPLALPMVLLMVYGLTPSLGHSPRTPDRVSEADIQRLLHGVMEELGIARPRVEYPAHQAMNLVGPQSIEGGAHEGLQHLGPYGNIPNIVAELTGDNIPKDFREDQGYPNPPNPCPVGKTGDGCLEDTPDTAQFSREYQLHQNLYDPEHNYPGASTWNKKLLYEKIKGASQRQKRTVNPYLQGQKLDKVVAKKSVPHFSGEEE, encoded by the exons ATGGGCATGTATTCAGCTATACCACTGGCCTTACCCATGGTCCTGTTGATGGTCTATGGCCTCACTCCTTCTCTCGGTCACAGCCCTCGGACACCAGACCGTGTATCAGAAGCAGACATCCAGCGTCTCCTCCATGGGGTTATGGAAGAGTTGGGTATTGCCAGACCCAGAGTGGAATATCCTGCACACCAGGCAATGAACCTTGTGGGTCCACAGAGCATAGAAG GTGGCGCACATGAAGGTTTGCAGCACTTGGGACCTTATGGAAACATCCCAAATATTgtagcagagctcacgggcgatAATATTCCCAAGGATTTCCGAGAAGATCAAGGATATCCAAACCCACCCAATCCTTGTCCTGTTGGAAAAACTG GTGATGGGTGCCTGGAGGATACCCCAGATACAGCTCAATTTAGCAGAGAGTACCAGCTCCACCAAAATCTTTATGACCCAGAGCACAACTATCCTGGAGCATCAACATGG AATAAGAAACTGCTGTATGAGAAAATTAAAGGAGCATCACAGAGACAGAAGCGG ACAGTGAATCCATACTTGCAGGGACAGAAACTGGACAAAGTGGTAGCCAAGAAGTCTGTCCCACATTTCTCTGGCGAGGAAGAGTAA
- the arhgap11a.1.L gene encoding Rho GTPase activating protein 11A, gene 1 L homeolog (The RefSeq protein has 1 substitution, 1 non-frameshifting indel compared to this genomic sequence), protein MGDRMKQQQQPEHHSLAKLAAVQHLRSCGIKIKHWNSKQRSEANKASAQLLLLTGKVFGTSLHSLPYQYLPEYGNVPVILVIACNYLEKHISTEGLFRKSGSVVRQKQLKAKLENGENCLSTALPCDVAGILKQFFRELPEPLLPTDLQDAFYKAQSLSTDSERISATMLITCLIPEKNVHVLRYFFSFLHAVALRCDANKMNSSNLAVIFAPNLLQSNDDGEKISPSTEKRLRVQAAVVQMLIDQAANIGCVPDFILEKIPGMLGVDLDTDTPLPEASEDDGVSPGEKKRRRRRSMGVLSSMVTPLILTPNSKRKLPVESVQGISTKKRKSMKHNLNFELLPSSLFGGGSTPASALYDGSPCLSLDNSQSSFSPSVSTTKHLSSTGNLRRSKRYESRKVQRVDSGKTGCFSPKISRTEMVRRSLRLRFSLGKSSKDSSSVFPSTVRSQNIGWRLANSQDLNLLRENDKVDAPPFPGKSPFVSSGSTKISKSEENLLTPKSPKGSCHRMSWTGSQPLVSSEIGSEGTPLSGYFCAANCYSEPVLVTKKPPAMPIVPQSLVNHYKQDTNVKDVSLNEEDQNSAQNTALQISKAFTESGSDLRLLVGFGEPPEKAILLDEAPISELLMEPMERKGTDKDGDLYSDGEHARVPEQEIVLVQNEYAGSERKAFDSPPKHMDENDLTEEQPERLFITEEENTVKQNVSEDQSCGNDCKQTLEICRSRSESASTLTAEMSSVLPPSSCEIFPLSEQNLKIEGYSETHHAVSTTRKPSRVSEHIQHFNKLCLNDGSVNQKPKSPLKFQRPPVRQSVRRINSLSDMKRPANCVSTIPNLGSPIVKSISYDGSLSSDQLMNDPKISFISALGQEAHGPQAGSFIPEERNRFSNQSLRNVPCTVKAVLEDLTNQDISRLQSKKSTPNNVGLRSLSRRDCSHYRGSPRNPIAKVSFLPSSKPWDL, encoded by the exons GGAAAAGTCTTTGGTACATCCCTGCATTCCTTACCCTATCAGTACTTGCCAGAATATGGAAATGTACCAGT CATCTTAGTTATTGCTTGCAATTATTTGGAGAAACATATAAGCACTGAAGGGCTTTTTAGGAAGTCTGGCTCCGTTGTCCGACAGAAACAGCTAAAG GCTAAACTAGAAAATGGAGAAAATTGTCTGTCTACTGCACTTCCCTGTGATGTTGCTGGCATCCTTAAGCAGTTCTTCAGAGAGCTACCTGAGCCTCTACTGCCTACGGATCTCCAAGATGCCTTTTATAAAGCCCAGAGCTTAAGCACTGATTCTGAAAGAATATCTGCAACAATGCTTATTACCTGCCtcataccagaaaaaaatgtccaCGTGTTGCGCTACTTTTTTAGCTTTTTGCATGCTGTGGCTTTGAG ATGTGATGCAAACAAGATGAACAGCAGTAACTTGGCAGTGATATTTGCTCCTAATCTCTTGCAATCAAATGATGATGGGGAGAAGATTTCTCCAAGTACAGAGAAGAGGCTGCGTGTTCAGGCTGCAGTAGTGCAAATGCTGATTGATCAGGCAGCAAATATTG gcTGTGTGCCTGATTTCATCTTGGAGAAAATTCCAGGAATGCTGGGCGTTGATTTGGATACTGATACACCTTTGCCAGAGGCATCTGAAGATGATGGAGTATCTCCAggagaaaagaaaaggagaagacGTCGAAGTATGGGTG TTTTGAGTTCAATGGTGACGCCATTAATTCTAACTCCAAACTCCAAGAGAAAACTTCCCGTAGAGTCTGTGCAAGGAATTTCtactaaaaaaaggaaatcaatgaaACATAACCTGAATTTCGAGTTATTACCAAGCAGCTTATTTGGCGGTGGATCTACTCCTGCTTCAG CTCTGTATGATGGAAGCCCCTGCCTTTCCCTGGATAATTCGCAAAGTTCTTTTTCCCCTTCTGTCAGCACTACCAAGCACCTTTCCAGCACAGGCAACCTGAGGAGAAGCAAGAGATATGAGAGTAGAAAGGTTCAAAG AGTGGACTCTGGTAAAACCGGTTGCTTTTCTCCCAAGATAAGTCGAACAGAGATGGTACGCAGATCACTTCGTCTAAGATTCAGTTTGGGCAAAAGCAGCAAAGAT aGCTCAAGTGTGTTTCCATCTACCGTCCGTTCCCAGAACATTGGCTGGCGACTTGCAAACTCACAAGATCTCAACCTATTGCGTGAAAATGATAAAGTGGATGCTCCGCCTTTCCCTGGCAAGAGCCCATTTGTAAGTTCAG gttcAACGAAAATAAGTAAATCAGAAGAGAATCTGTTAACACCAAAATCACCCAAGGGGTCATGTCATCGCATGTCCTGGACAGGATCTCAGCCTTTAGTGTCCAGTGAAATAGGCAGCGAGGGAACTCCATTGAGTGGTTATTTCTGTGCTGCAAACTGCTACTCTGAGCCTGTTCTTGTAACTAAAAAGCCACCAGCAATGCCTATAGTTCCACAATCTCTCGTTAACCATTACAAGCAAGACACAAATGTGAAAGACGTGTCTTTAAATGAGGAAGACCAGAACAGTGCTCAGAACACAgcacttcaaatttcaaaggcTTTTACAGAGTCTGGCAGTGATCTCCGCTTACTTGTTGGCTTTGGGGAACCTCCAGAAAAAGCGATCTTACTAGATGAAGCACCCATTTCTGAACTGCTGATGGAGCCAATGGAACGAAAAGGCACTGATAAAGATGGAGACCTTTACAGTGATGGTGAGCACGCCCATGTTCCTGAACAGGAAATAGTTTTAGTACAGAATGAGTATGCTGGTTCGGAAAGAAAAGCATTTGATAGTCCACCGAAACATATGGATGAAAACGATTTAACAGAAGAACAGCCTGAGCGTTTATTCATCACTGAGGAGGAAAATACTGTAAAGCAGAATGTCAGCGAAGACCAATCGTGTGGAAATGATTGCAAACAAACTCTTGAAATTTGCCGGTCCCGCAGCGAGTCTGCGTCCACCCTAACTGCTGAGATGTCTTCGGTTTTGCCACCTTCATCATGTGAAATCTTTCCGCTTTCAGAGCAGAACCTTAAAATTGAGGGTTACTCTGAAACACATCATGCTGTCTCAACAACACGTAAACCCAGCCGGGTATCTGAACACATACAACACTTCAATAAACTCTGTTTAAATGACGGCAGTGTCAACCAGAAGCCAAAGTCACCTCTGAAATTTCAGCGTCCACCAGTGCGTCAGTCTGTCCGTCGCATAAATTCGCTCTCTGATATGAAGAGACCAGCAAACTGTGTCAGTACAATACCAAACCTGGGCTCCCCAATCGTAAAATCTATAAGCTACGATGGATCTTTGTCTTCAGATCAATTAATGAATGATCCCaaaatttcatttatttctgCACTGGGTCAAGAAGCCCATGGACCTCAAGCTGGTTCTTTTATTCCTGAAGAGAGAAACCGGTTTTCCAACCAGTCTCTGAGGAATGTGCCATGTACCGTTAAGGCTGTGTTAGAAGATCTAACCAATCAGGATATTTCCAGACTGCAAAGCAAAAAGTCTACACCAAATAACGTTGGCCTGCGATCTCTGTCTAGAAGAGACTGCAGCCATTACAGAGGCTCGCCTAGAAATCCAATCGCAAAAGTAAGCTTTCTGCCATCTTCAAAGCCTTGGGACTTATGA
- the arhgap11a.1.L gene encoding rho GTPase activating protein 11A, gene 1 L homeolog isoform X2, with the protein MGDRMKQQQPEHHSLAKLAAVQHLRSCGIKIKHWNSKQRSEANKGKVFGTSLHSLPYQYLPEYGNVPVILVIACNYLEKHISTEGLFRKSGSVVRQKQLKAKLENGENCLSTALPCDVAGILKQFFRELPEPLLPTDLQDAFYKAQSLSTDSERISATMLITCLIPEKNVHVLRYFFSFLHAVALRCDANKMNSSNLAVIFAPNLLQSNDDGEKISPSTEKRLRVQAAVVQMLIDQAANIGCVPDFILEKIPGMLGVDLDTDTPLPEASEDDGVSPGEKKRRRRRSMGEYVSGALHKLKTNRTPTSTPQTDRSVLSSMVTPLILTPNSKRKLPVESVQGISTKKRKSMKHNLNFELLPSSLFGGGSTPASALYDGSPCLSLDNSQSSFSPSVSTTKHLSSTGNLRRSKRYESRKVQRVDSGKTGCFSPKISRTEMVRRSLRLRFSLGKSSKDSSSVFPSTVRSQNIGWRLANSQDLNLLRENDKVDAPPFPGKSPFVSSGSTKISKSEENLLTPKSPKGSCHRMSWTGSQPLVSSEIGSEGTPLSGYFCAANCYSEPVLVTKKPPAMPIVPQSLVNHYKQDTNVKDVSLNEEDQNSAQNTALQISKAFTESGSDLRLLVGFGEPPEKAILLDEAPISELLMEPMERKGTDKDGDLYSDGEHAHVPEQEIVLVQNEYAGSERKAFDSPPKHMDENDLTEEQPERLFITEEENTVKQNVSEDQSCGNDCKQTLEICRSRSESASTLTAEMSSVLPPSSCEIFPLSEQNLKIEGYSETHHAVSTTRKPSRVSEHIQHFNKLCLNDGSVNQKPKSPLKFQRPPVRQSVRRINSLSDMKRPANCVSTIPNLGSPIVKSISYDGSLSSDQLMNDPKISFISALGQEAHGPQAGSFIPEERNRFSNQSLRNVPCTVKAVLEDLTNQDISRLQSKKSTPNNVGLRSLSRRDCSHYRGSPRNPIAKVSFLPSSKPWDL; encoded by the exons GGAAAAGTCTTTGGTACATCCCTGCATTCCTTACCCTATCAGTACTTGCCAGAATATGGAAATGTACCAGT CATCTTAGTTATTGCTTGCAATTATTTGGAGAAACATATAAGCACTGAAGGGCTTTTTAGGAAGTCTGGCTCCGTTGTCCGACAGAAACAGCTAAAG GCTAAACTAGAAAATGGAGAAAATTGTCTGTCTACTGCACTTCCCTGTGATGTTGCTGGCATCCTTAAGCAGTTCTTCAGAGAGCTACCTGAGCCTCTACTGCCTACGGATCTCCAAGATGCCTTTTATAAAGCCCAGAGCTTAAGCACTGATTCTGAAAGAATATCTGCAACAATGCTTATTACCTGCCtcataccagaaaaaaatgtccaCGTGTTGCGCTACTTTTTTAGCTTTTTGCATGCTGTGGCTTTGAG ATGTGATGCAAACAAGATGAACAGCAGTAACTTGGCAGTGATATTTGCTCCTAATCTCTTGCAATCAAATGATGATGGGGAGAAGATTTCTCCAAGTACAGAGAAGAGGCTGCGTGTTCAGGCTGCAGTAGTGCAAATGCTGATTGATCAGGCAGCAAATATTG gcTGTGTGCCTGATTTCATCTTGGAGAAAATTCCAGGAATGCTGGGCGTTGATTTGGATACTGATACACCTTTGCCAGAGGCATCTGAAGATGATGGAGTATCTCCAggagaaaagaaaaggagaagacGTCGAAGTATGGGTG AATATGTTAGTGGAGCTTTGCATAAGCTTAAAACTAACAGAACACCTACATCCACACCCCAGACAGACAGGAGCG TTTTGAGTTCAATGGTGACGCCATTAATTCTAACTCCAAACTCCAAGAGAAAACTTCCCGTAGAGTCTGTGCAAGGAATTTCtactaaaaaaaggaaatcaatgaaACATAACCTGAATTTCGAGTTATTACCAAGCAGCTTATTTGGCGGTGGATCTACTCCTGCTTCAG CTCTGTATGATGGAAGCCCCTGCCTTTCCCTGGATAATTCGCAAAGTTCTTTTTCCCCTTCTGTCAGCACTACCAAGCACCTTTCCAGCACAGGCAACCTGAGGAGAAGCAAGAGATATGAGAGTAGAAAGGTTCAAAG AGTGGACTCTGGTAAAACCGGTTGCTTTTCTCCCAAGATAAGTCGAACAGAGATGGTACGCAGATCACTTCGTCTAAGATTCAGTTTGGGCAAAAGCAGCAAAGAT aGCTCAAGTGTGTTTCCATCTACCGTCCGTTCCCAGAACATTGGCTGGCGACTTGCAAACTCACAAGATCTCAACCTATTGCGTGAAAATGATAAAGTGGATGCTCCGCCTTTCCCTGGCAAGAGCCCATTTGTAAGTTCAG gttcAACGAAAATAAGTAAATCAGAAGAGAATCTGTTAACACCAAAATCACCCAAGGGGTCATGTCATCGCATGTCCTGGACAGGATCTCAGCCTTTAGTGTCCAGTGAAATAGGCAGCGAGGGAACTCCATTGAGTGGTTATTTCTGTGCTGCAAACTGCTACTCTGAGCCTGTTCTTGTAACTAAAAAGCCACCAGCAATGCCTATAGTTCCACAATCTCTCGTTAACCATTACAAGCAAGACACAAATGTGAAAGACGTGTCTTTAAATGAGGAAGACCAGAACAGTGCTCAGAACACAgcacttcaaatttcaaaggcTTTTACAGAGTCTGGCAGTGATCTCCGCTTACTTGTTGGCTTTGGGGAACCTCCAGAAAAAGCGATCTTACTAGATGAAGCACCCATTTCTGAACTGCTGATGGAGCCAATGGAACGAAAAGGCACTGATAAAGATGGAGACCTTTACAGTGATGGTGAGCACGCCCATGTTCCTGAACAGGAAATAGTTTTAGTACAGAATGAGTATGCTGGTTCGGAAAGAAAAGCATTTGATAGTCCACCGAAACATATGGATGAAAACGATTTAACAGAAGAACAGCCTGAGCGTTTATTCATCACTGAGGAGGAAAATACTGTAAAGCAGAATGTCAGCGAAGACCAATCGTGTGGAAATGATTGCAAACAAACTCTTGAAATTTGCCGGTCCCGCAGCGAGTCTGCGTCCACCCTAACTGCTGAGATGTCTTCGGTTTTGCCACCTTCATCATGTGAAATCTTTCCGCTTTCAGAGCAGAACCTTAAAATTGAGGGTTACTCTGAAACACATCATGCTGTCTCAACAACACGTAAACCCAGCCGGGTATCTGAACACATACAACACTTCAATAAACTCTGTTTAAATGACGGCAGTGTCAACCAGAAGCCAAAGTCACCTCTGAAATTTCAGCGTCCACCAGTGCGTCAGTCTGTCCGTCGCATAAATTCGCTCTCTGATATGAAGAGACCAGCAAACTGTGTCAGTACAATACCAAACCTGGGCTCCCCAATCGTAAAATCTATAAGCTACGATGGATCTTTGTCTTCAGATCAATTAATGAATGATCCCaaaatttcatttatttctgCACTGGGTCAAGAAGCCCATGGACCTCAAGCTGGTTCTTTTATTCCTGAAGAGAGAAACCGGTTTTCCAACCAGTCTCTGAGGAATGTGCCATGTACCGTTAAGGCTGTGTTAGAAGATCTAACCAATCAGGATATTTCCAGACTGCAAAGCAAAAAGTCTACACCAAATAACGTTGGCCTGCGATCTCTGTCTAGAAGAGACTGCAGCCATTACAGAGGCTCGCCTAGAAATCCAATCGCAAAAGTAAGCTTTCTGCCATCTTCAAAGCCTTGGGACTTATGA
- the arhgap11a.1.L gene encoding rho GTPase activating protein 11A, gene 1 L homeolog isoform X1 yields MGDRMKQQQPEHHSLAKLAAVQHLRSCGIKIKHWNSKQRSEANKASAQLLLLTGKVFGTSLHSLPYQYLPEYGNVPVILVIACNYLEKHISTEGLFRKSGSVVRQKQLKAKLENGENCLSTALPCDVAGILKQFFRELPEPLLPTDLQDAFYKAQSLSTDSERISATMLITCLIPEKNVHVLRYFFSFLHAVALRCDANKMNSSNLAVIFAPNLLQSNDDGEKISPSTEKRLRVQAAVVQMLIDQAANIGCVPDFILEKIPGMLGVDLDTDTPLPEASEDDGVSPGEKKRRRRRSMGEYVSGALHKLKTNRTPTSTPQTDRSVLSSMVTPLILTPNSKRKLPVESVQGISTKKRKSMKHNLNFELLPSSLFGGGSTPASALYDGSPCLSLDNSQSSFSPSVSTTKHLSSTGNLRRSKRYESRKVQRVDSGKTGCFSPKISRTEMVRRSLRLRFSLGKSSKDSSSVFPSTVRSQNIGWRLANSQDLNLLRENDKVDAPPFPGKSPFVSSGSTKISKSEENLLTPKSPKGSCHRMSWTGSQPLVSSEIGSEGTPLSGYFCAANCYSEPVLVTKKPPAMPIVPQSLVNHYKQDTNVKDVSLNEEDQNSAQNTALQISKAFTESGSDLRLLVGFGEPPEKAILLDEAPISELLMEPMERKGTDKDGDLYSDGEHAHVPEQEIVLVQNEYAGSERKAFDSPPKHMDENDLTEEQPERLFITEEENTVKQNVSEDQSCGNDCKQTLEICRSRSESASTLTAEMSSVLPPSSCEIFPLSEQNLKIEGYSETHHAVSTTRKPSRVSEHIQHFNKLCLNDGSVNQKPKSPLKFQRPPVRQSVRRINSLSDMKRPANCVSTIPNLGSPIVKSISYDGSLSSDQLMNDPKISFISALGQEAHGPQAGSFIPEERNRFSNQSLRNVPCTVKAVLEDLTNQDISRLQSKKSTPNNVGLRSLSRRDCSHYRGSPRNPIAKVSFLPSSKPWDL; encoded by the exons GGAAAAGTCTTTGGTACATCCCTGCATTCCTTACCCTATCAGTACTTGCCAGAATATGGAAATGTACCAGT CATCTTAGTTATTGCTTGCAATTATTTGGAGAAACATATAAGCACTGAAGGGCTTTTTAGGAAGTCTGGCTCCGTTGTCCGACAGAAACAGCTAAAG GCTAAACTAGAAAATGGAGAAAATTGTCTGTCTACTGCACTTCCCTGTGATGTTGCTGGCATCCTTAAGCAGTTCTTCAGAGAGCTACCTGAGCCTCTACTGCCTACGGATCTCCAAGATGCCTTTTATAAAGCCCAGAGCTTAAGCACTGATTCTGAAAGAATATCTGCAACAATGCTTATTACCTGCCtcataccagaaaaaaatgtccaCGTGTTGCGCTACTTTTTTAGCTTTTTGCATGCTGTGGCTTTGAG ATGTGATGCAAACAAGATGAACAGCAGTAACTTGGCAGTGATATTTGCTCCTAATCTCTTGCAATCAAATGATGATGGGGAGAAGATTTCTCCAAGTACAGAGAAGAGGCTGCGTGTTCAGGCTGCAGTAGTGCAAATGCTGATTGATCAGGCAGCAAATATTG gcTGTGTGCCTGATTTCATCTTGGAGAAAATTCCAGGAATGCTGGGCGTTGATTTGGATACTGATACACCTTTGCCAGAGGCATCTGAAGATGATGGAGTATCTCCAggagaaaagaaaaggagaagacGTCGAAGTATGGGTG AATATGTTAGTGGAGCTTTGCATAAGCTTAAAACTAACAGAACACCTACATCCACACCCCAGACAGACAGGAGCG TTTTGAGTTCAATGGTGACGCCATTAATTCTAACTCCAAACTCCAAGAGAAAACTTCCCGTAGAGTCTGTGCAAGGAATTTCtactaaaaaaaggaaatcaatgaaACATAACCTGAATTTCGAGTTATTACCAAGCAGCTTATTTGGCGGTGGATCTACTCCTGCTTCAG CTCTGTATGATGGAAGCCCCTGCCTTTCCCTGGATAATTCGCAAAGTTCTTTTTCCCCTTCTGTCAGCACTACCAAGCACCTTTCCAGCACAGGCAACCTGAGGAGAAGCAAGAGATATGAGAGTAGAAAGGTTCAAAG AGTGGACTCTGGTAAAACCGGTTGCTTTTCTCCCAAGATAAGTCGAACAGAGATGGTACGCAGATCACTTCGTCTAAGATTCAGTTTGGGCAAAAGCAGCAAAGAT aGCTCAAGTGTGTTTCCATCTACCGTCCGTTCCCAGAACATTGGCTGGCGACTTGCAAACTCACAAGATCTCAACCTATTGCGTGAAAATGATAAAGTGGATGCTCCGCCTTTCCCTGGCAAGAGCCCATTTGTAAGTTCAG gttcAACGAAAATAAGTAAATCAGAAGAGAATCTGTTAACACCAAAATCACCCAAGGGGTCATGTCATCGCATGTCCTGGACAGGATCTCAGCCTTTAGTGTCCAGTGAAATAGGCAGCGAGGGAACTCCATTGAGTGGTTATTTCTGTGCTGCAAACTGCTACTCTGAGCCTGTTCTTGTAACTAAAAAGCCACCAGCAATGCCTATAGTTCCACAATCTCTCGTTAACCATTACAAGCAAGACACAAATGTGAAAGACGTGTCTTTAAATGAGGAAGACCAGAACAGTGCTCAGAACACAgcacttcaaatttcaaaggcTTTTACAGAGTCTGGCAGTGATCTCCGCTTACTTGTTGGCTTTGGGGAACCTCCAGAAAAAGCGATCTTACTAGATGAAGCACCCATTTCTGAACTGCTGATGGAGCCAATGGAACGAAAAGGCACTGATAAAGATGGAGACCTTTACAGTGATGGTGAGCACGCCCATGTTCCTGAACAGGAAATAGTTTTAGTACAGAATGAGTATGCTGGTTCGGAAAGAAAAGCATTTGATAGTCCACCGAAACATATGGATGAAAACGATTTAACAGAAGAACAGCCTGAGCGTTTATTCATCACTGAGGAGGAAAATACTGTAAAGCAGAATGTCAGCGAAGACCAATCGTGTGGAAATGATTGCAAACAAACTCTTGAAATTTGCCGGTCCCGCAGCGAGTCTGCGTCCACCCTAACTGCTGAGATGTCTTCGGTTTTGCCACCTTCATCATGTGAAATCTTTCCGCTTTCAGAGCAGAACCTTAAAATTGAGGGTTACTCTGAAACACATCATGCTGTCTCAACAACACGTAAACCCAGCCGGGTATCTGAACACATACAACACTTCAATAAACTCTGTTTAAATGACGGCAGTGTCAACCAGAAGCCAAAGTCACCTCTGAAATTTCAGCGTCCACCAGTGCGTCAGTCTGTCCGTCGCATAAATTCGCTCTCTGATATGAAGAGACCAGCAAACTGTGTCAGTACAATACCAAACCTGGGCTCCCCAATCGTAAAATCTATAAGCTACGATGGATCTTTGTCTTCAGATCAATTAATGAATGATCCCaaaatttcatttatttctgCACTGGGTCAAGAAGCCCATGGACCTCAAGCTGGTTCTTTTATTCCTGAAGAGAGAAACCGGTTTTCCAACCAGTCTCTGAGGAATGTGCCATGTACCGTTAAGGCTGTGTTAGAAGATCTAACCAATCAGGATATTTCCAGACTGCAAAGCAAAAAGTCTACACCAAATAACGTTGGCCTGCGATCTCTGTCTAGAAGAGACTGCAGCCATTACAGAGGCTCGCCTAGAAATCCAATCGCAAAAGTAAGCTTTCTGCCATCTTCAAAGCCTTGGGACTTATGA